In Sulfuritortus calidifontis, the sequence CTTCAGCTTCGGCGACTACTTCAAGCGCGAGGCGATCGAGTTCGCCTGGGAATTTTTGACCTGCGAACTCGGCATCCCCAAGGACAAACTCTGGGTCACGGTCTACCAGGACGACGACGAGGCCTATGACATCTGGGCCAAGCAGATCGGCGTACCGGCCGAGCGCATCACCCGCATTGGCGACAAGGCCGGCCAGAAGTATCACAGCGACAACTTCTGGCAGATGGGCGACACCGGCCCCTGCGGCCCCTGCACCGAGATCTTCTACGATCACGGCCCCGAAGTGGCCGGCGGTCCGCCGGGCAGCCCGGACGAGGACGGCGACCGTTACATCGAAATTTGGAACAACGTGTTCATGCAGTTCAACCGCGACGAGCACGGCGTGCTGCACCCGCTGCCCAAGCCCTCGGTCGACACCGGCATGGGCCTGGAGCGCATCTCGGCCGTGATGCAGCACGTGCACAGCAACTACGAAATTGACCTGTTCCAGGACCTGATCAAGGCAGCCGCCCGCGAGACCCACACGCAGGACCTGGCCAACAACTCGCTCAAGGTCATCGCCGACCACATCCGGGCCTGCGCCTTCCTCATCGTCGACGGCGCCATTCCCAGCAACGAGGGCCGCGGCTATGTGCTGCGCCGCATCATCCGCCGCGCCATCCGCCACGGCTACAAGCTGGGCCAGAAACAGCCGTTCTTCCACAAGCTCGTGGCCGATCTGGCCAAGGCCATGGGCGAGGCCTATCCCGAACTCGTCGCCGCCCAGGCCAACGTCACCGCAATCCTCAAGCAGGAGGAGGAGCGCTTCGCCGAGACCCTGGAGCACGGCATGGGCGTGCTGGAAGAGGCTTTGGCCTCCGAGGACAAGATGCTCGACGGCGAGACCGTGTTCAAGCTCTACGACACCTATGGCTTTCCGCTCGACCTCACCGCCGACATCGCCCGCGAGCGCGGCGTCACCGTCGATTTCGCCGGCTTCGAGGCGGCCATGGAACTGCAGCGCGAGCGCGCCCGCGCCGCCTCCAAATTCACCATGGGCAAGGGCCTGGAGTTCAACGGCGAGCCGACCGAATTCCACGGCTACGACACCCTGGAGATGGAAGGCCGCATCGTCGCCCTGTACAAGGAAGGCAGCCAGGTCACCGAGATCCACGCCGGCGACGAGGCGGTGATCGTGCTCGACCGCACCCCCTTCTATGCCGAGTCCGGCGGCCAGATCGGCGACATCGGCGAACTGACTTCCGGCCACGGCGTGTTCGTGGTGGAAGACACCCAGAAAATTCAGGCCGAGGTATTCGGTCACAAGGGCCGGCTCAAGACCGGCCGGCTGGCGGTGACCGACATGGTGAACGCCAAGGTCGATGCCGAGGCGCGCAGCCGCGCGGCCTACAATCATTCGGCCACCCACCTGCTGCACGCCGCCCTGCGCACCGTGCTGGGCAAGCATGTCACCCAGAAAGGCTCGCTGGTCACGGCCGAGCGCACCCGCTTCGACTTTTCGCATCCCCAGCCGGTGACACCGGAGCAGCTGCGCGAGATCGAGCGCCTGGTCAACGCCGAGATCCGCCGCAACAGCAAGGTCGAGACCCGGCTCATGAAGCACGACGAGGCGATCAAGGCCGGCGCCATGGCCCTGTTCGGCGAGAAGTACGGCGACGAGGTGCGCGTGGTCGGCATGGGCGCGTTCTCCACCGAACTGTGCGGCGGCACCCATGTGAAGCGCACGGGCGACATCGGCCTGTTCAAGATCGTGGCCGAGGGCGGCGTCGCTGCCGGCATCCGCCGGATCGAGGCAGTGACCGGCCCGGCGGCCGTGGCCTACATGCAGGAGCAGGAAGAGACCCTGCGCGAGGTCGCCAACTCGCTCAAGGCCCAGCCGCAGGAAGTGGCCGGCCGCCTGGCGCAAATTCAGGATCAGGTGAAGGCGATGGAAAAGGAGCTGGCCCGGTTCAAGGCCAAGCTCGCCGCCTCACAGGGCGATGACCTGGCCAATCAGGCCCAGGAAGCAAATGGCGTGAAATTCCTCGCGGCCCAGATCGAGGGTGCCGACACCAAGGCCCTGCGCGAGTTGGCCGACAAGCTGAAGGACAAGCTCAAGTCCTGCGCCCTGGTGCTGGCCAGCGTGGAAAGCGGCAAGGTTTCCCTGATCGCCAGCGTCAGCGCCGACCTGACCGACAAGATCAAGGCCGGCGAGCTGGTCAACCACGTCGCCCAGCAGGTGGGCGGCAAGGGTGGCGGCCGGGCGGACATGGCCCAGGCCGGCGGCACCCAGCCGGACAAGCTGGCGACGGCGCTGGCCTCGGTGAAGGACTGGATCGCCGGCAAGGCCTGAACCACCTCAACCTTTAGCTAGCCATAGGGTGCGCCATGCGCACCATTCATTAGAGTCATTCGGTCGTCATGCCCGCGCCGGCGGGCATCCAGCCCATCGATTTTTCTGGGTTCCCGCCTGCGCGGGAACGACCATTTCAGCATTTTCATAATTCTTTTTGGTGCGCATGGCGCACCAGATGATTCTTACTGCTCCTTGGAGTGCCCTTCCTGCGCGCTCAGCAGCAGGATCTTGTCGGCGTTGATGTTGGGAACGGCCGCTGACAGGCCTTGCCAATGTTCCCAGGCCAGCCCGGCTGCCAGCGCCAGGAGGTTGAGCAACAGCAACCAGAGAATCAGGCGCCCGCGGCGCCGCCTTCCTTCGCGACCCATAACAATCCTTCCAGAACCAGATCTTCCACCAGCGTCACCGGCCCGCGCAGATGCGGCTTGATCAGGGCGGCGTCGCCCCCCGTCAGCAAGGCGGCGGCCTCCGCCCCGACATGGGCCTGCAATCGGCCTCGCTGGGCCTCGATGGCGCCGACCAGGGCCGACACGATGCCGGTCTCGACCGCATCGCTGGTGTTGGTCGGGAAAGCAGCCCATTGCCCCAGGCCCGCCCGCACGCCGCGGGTTGCCTGCTCGATGCTGCGCAACATGGTGCGGTAGCCCGGCAGGATCATGCCGCCGAGAAACTCGCCCTCGGCTGTGAGGGCATCGACGGTGAGCGCCGTACCCAGGCTGGCCACCACGACATGACCGAAGCCATGTTGCCGGGCCGCCAGCATGGCGGCATAACGATCCGGCCCCAGGCTATCGGGCATCGTATAGCGGTTGCGCAGGCTGAAGGCCTCGGCCTTCGGCGTCAGCCAATACTGGCGCGTGCCGGCCGGGAAGGTTCGTTCAACCAGTTCGACCAGTTCGCCGCCCACCACGTTGCTGACAAATATCCAGGCCGGACTCAGCCGTTGCCAGCGCTCCGCCAGCAAGGC encodes:
- the alaS gene encoding alanine--tRNA ligase yields the protein MKSSEIRRRFLDFFASKGHTIVPSSPLIPGNDPTLLFTNAGMVQFKDVFLGREQRPYVRAVSSQRCVRAGGKHNDLENVGYTARHHTFFEMLGNFSFGDYFKREAIEFAWEFLTCELGIPKDKLWVTVYQDDDEAYDIWAKQIGVPAERITRIGDKAGQKYHSDNFWQMGDTGPCGPCTEIFYDHGPEVAGGPPGSPDEDGDRYIEIWNNVFMQFNRDEHGVLHPLPKPSVDTGMGLERISAVMQHVHSNYEIDLFQDLIKAAARETHTQDLANNSLKVIADHIRACAFLIVDGAIPSNEGRGYVLRRIIRRAIRHGYKLGQKQPFFHKLVADLAKAMGEAYPELVAAQANVTAILKQEEERFAETLEHGMGVLEEALASEDKMLDGETVFKLYDTYGFPLDLTADIARERGVTVDFAGFEAAMELQRERARAASKFTMGKGLEFNGEPTEFHGYDTLEMEGRIVALYKEGSQVTEIHAGDEAVIVLDRTPFYAESGGQIGDIGELTSGHGVFVVEDTQKIQAEVFGHKGRLKTGRLAVTDMVNAKVDAEARSRAAYNHSATHLLHAALRTVLGKHVTQKGSLVTAERTRFDFSHPQPVTPEQLREIERLVNAEIRRNSKVETRLMKHDEAIKAGAMALFGEKYGDEVRVVGMGAFSTELCGGTHVKRTGDIGLFKIVAEGGVAAGIRRIEAVTGPAAVAYMQEQEETLREVANSLKAQPQEVAGRLAQIQDQVKAMEKELARFKAKLAASQGDDLANQAQEANGVKFLAAQIEGADTKALRELADKLKDKLKSCALVLASVESGKVSLIASVSADLTDKIKAGELVNHVAQQVGGKGGGRADMAQAGGTQPDKLATALASVKDWIAGKA
- a CDS encoding type III pantothenate kinase: MILLVDAGNSRIKWGEFEAGQWRHKDAVPTSDLALLAERWQRLSPAWIFVSNVVGGELVELVERTFPAGTRQYWLTPKAEAFSLRNRYTMPDSLGPDRYAAMLAARQHGFGHVVVASLGTALTVDALTAEGEFLGGMILPGYRTMLRSIEQATRGVRAGLGQWAAFPTNTSDAVETGIVSALVGAIEAQRGRLQAHVGAEAAALLTGGDAALIKPHLRGPVTLVEDLVLEGLLWVAKEGGAAGA